The following are encoded together in the Adhaeribacter arboris genome:
- a CDS encoding T9SS type A sorting domain-containing protein has protein sequence MKTPLTFFQRSNWDQILTSGRRFGALLLISLGISHFSQAQTKVWDKTYGGDKEDKLHEVLPTKDGGHLLGGYSYSGISGDKTQANRSQNPTPDFWIVKLKADGSKEWDKTLGGNNYDFLYSMQPTKDGGYILGGYSQSGPNGDKSEAGRGVDGDYWVVKLKADGTKEWDKTFGGNKQDQLAAVIQTKDGGYLIGGYSRSGISGDKTEPNKGKNDLDYWIVKTDANGKKLWDKTLGGRYDDLLTSLQETTEGNLLIGGSSGSDISGDKSGASRGGGDFWVVKLQADGRKLWDKTLGGTEQEDLTALLVTKGGDYIVAGSSKSGKSGDKTEELRDTKFSDFDKYEWTSDFWVVKLNAKGNKIWDKTIGGNQFDALASVQPTKDGGILLGGTSSSDKSSEKTEGNKGSTDYWVVKLTKDGRPLWDKTIGGNNEERLTAVYQTSEGSYILGGSSRSGKSGDKSQPSKGEFDYWAVKLGYKKEQTLTFSPILDKKLGEAPFQISAKASSGLPVTFSVVSGPATIKGNIVTLTGVGHVTVKATQGGNATFQPTETTETFVVVVPSTVLWDKTFGGNVDDNLWAMTPTKDGGYILGGFSDSDSSSDKTQPRRGSLDYWIVKLNANGSKAWDKTYGGTKSDLLLTLQQTQDGGYILGGTSPSGKGGDKSEPSRDAKNNLGMEGDYWIMKLNASGDKVWDRTYGGDGEDVLTSLQQTPDNGFILGGSSSSGISGEKTQSRYGEWYDTDYWVVKINEKGDKVWDKTFGGTSRDQLNVVQLTPDGGYMVGGYSESGKDGNKTAPNKGGSDYWIIKLKADGSKKWEKTFGGTEFDELTALQPTNDGGYLVGGSSSSEISGDKTEAIVNSNRIWDDYWIIKLNADGTKEWDKTLGGSNDDRLTSLEQTQDGGYLLGGFSISDISASKTEGSKGGYDFWLVKVDADGSKKWDKTLGGDGEDYLHALHKTQQGDLVLAGSSYSNSSGDKTEANKGSDYTYDYWIVKLKVDENPTLAAWDMRYGGTGTDNFTLVIKTADGGYLSGGYTNSGKSGEKSQSSQGKNDYWIVKSDKNGKKLWDKRYGGSSDDYLNSIIQTLDGGYLLVGSSLSGKGGDKSQDSRGERDYWIVKVDAAGTKQWDKRFGGSDYDELKRVYQLPSGRYILAGTSSSPASGDKRLGSQGGQDYWVLKIAASGERIWDKSYGGSGDDVLEGLTPTLDGGFLLGGSSASGVSGDKTQASRGGSDYWLVRIDADGNLVWEKRFGGAGEDQLLALGSTGTSSGNFFVAGTSTSSKSGDKSQSNQGGKDYWLLKINGKGGKLWDQRYGGNQDDELRSIILTQDGGYLLGGSSESGKSGDKSQDSQGKKDYWLVKTDDKGLPQWDKQLGGDQAEELRTILELPGGGYVAGGRSASGVSGDRTQPSQGGTDYWLVKFTSETESVVAEREAVEAEQPETFVQSLTAYPNPFQNKISISFTLPQTQSTTIKIFDHQGNEVSTIFQGEVKANQTYEVKWQAGNKPAGLYFLQLQTPTLQQQQKLLLTK, from the coding sequence ATGAAAACACCTTTAACTTTTTTTCAAAGGTCTAACTGGGACCAGATTCTTACCAGTGGGCGCCGTTTCGGGGCGCTCTTGTTAATTTCCCTTGGTATATCTCACTTTTCTCAAGCTCAAACCAAAGTGTGGGATAAGACTTATGGGGGCGATAAAGAAGATAAATTACACGAAGTTCTACCAACTAAAGATGGCGGCCACCTCTTAGGAGGGTATTCTTATTCCGGCATTAGCGGGGATAAAACCCAAGCCAACCGGAGCCAAAATCCCACGCCTGATTTTTGGATTGTTAAACTCAAAGCCGATGGCAGTAAAGAATGGGATAAGACCTTAGGTGGTAACAATTACGACTTTCTCTATTCCATGCAGCCGACCAAGGATGGAGGGTACATTTTAGGCGGATACTCCCAATCGGGTCCAAACGGCGACAAGTCCGAAGCAGGACGGGGAGTAGATGGGGATTACTGGGTGGTCAAACTTAAAGCTGATGGCACCAAAGAATGGGATAAAACTTTTGGCGGCAATAAACAGGACCAGTTAGCCGCCGTGATACAAACGAAAGATGGGGGCTACTTAATTGGAGGCTATTCCCGCTCGGGCATTTCGGGCGATAAAACCGAGCCGAATAAAGGCAAAAATGATCTGGATTACTGGATTGTGAAAACGGATGCGAACGGTAAAAAGCTCTGGGATAAAACCCTAGGGGGCCGATACGATGATTTGTTAACTTCTTTACAAGAAACCACAGAGGGTAATCTGCTAATTGGTGGTTCTTCCGGTTCGGACATCTCCGGCGACAAATCCGGAGCTAGCCGGGGTGGCGGCGACTTTTGGGTGGTGAAGCTCCAAGCCGATGGCCGTAAGTTATGGGATAAGACGCTAGGTGGAACAGAGCAAGAGGATCTAACCGCTTTACTGGTTACCAAAGGGGGAGACTATATTGTAGCCGGCTCGTCGAAGTCGGGGAAAAGCGGCGATAAAACCGAAGAGCTGCGGGATACTAAGTTCTCCGACTTCGATAAGTATGAGTGGACCTCGGATTTTTGGGTGGTAAAACTAAATGCTAAGGGCAACAAAATCTGGGATAAAACGATTGGCGGCAACCAATTTGATGCCTTAGCTTCCGTGCAACCAACTAAAGATGGCGGTATTTTGTTAGGCGGTACTTCTAGCTCTGACAAAAGTAGTGAAAAAACGGAAGGCAATAAAGGATCGACCGATTACTGGGTGGTAAAATTAACCAAAGATGGTCGCCCGCTCTGGGATAAAACGATTGGCGGGAATAACGAAGAAAGATTAACAGCCGTGTACCAGACCAGTGAGGGCAGCTATATTCTGGGTGGTTCATCCCGGTCGGGAAAAAGCGGCGATAAATCCCAGCCAAGTAAAGGCGAGTTTGATTATTGGGCAGTAAAACTGGGTTACAAAAAAGAACAAACCCTCACCTTCAGCCCAATTTTAGATAAAAAATTAGGGGAGGCCCCTTTTCAAATTTCAGCAAAAGCTAGTTCCGGCTTACCGGTTACTTTTAGCGTCGTTTCCGGACCGGCTACTATAAAAGGCAATATTGTTACTCTTACCGGCGTAGGTCATGTTACTGTAAAAGCCACGCAGGGCGGCAATGCTACCTTTCAACCTACCGAAACCACGGAAACTTTTGTGGTGGTAGTACCATCTACGGTGCTTTGGGATAAAACTTTTGGTGGTAACGTGGATGATAATTTATGGGCGATGACTCCCACTAAGGATGGGGGGTATATCTTAGGAGGATTTTCAGATTCTGATAGTAGCAGCGATAAGACCCAGCCTCGCCGGGGAAGCCTGGATTATTGGATAGTGAAGCTGAATGCTAATGGTTCCAAAGCCTGGGACAAAACCTATGGCGGTACGAAGTCGGACCTGTTGTTAACTTTGCAACAAACCCAGGATGGGGGCTATATTCTGGGTGGAACTTCTCCATCCGGCAAAGGTGGTGATAAATCAGAACCGAGCCGCGATGCCAAAAACAACTTGGGGATGGAGGGGGATTACTGGATAATGAAACTAAACGCGAGCGGGGATAAAGTTTGGGATAGAACCTATGGGGGAGACGGAGAAGACGTATTAACCTCGTTGCAGCAAACTCCAGATAATGGTTTTATCTTGGGCGGCAGCTCTTCTTCTGGCATTTCGGGTGAAAAAACTCAATCCAGATATGGTGAGTGGTACGATACAGATTACTGGGTAGTTAAGATAAACGAAAAAGGGGATAAAGTTTGGGACAAAACTTTTGGGGGTACAAGTAGGGACCAATTAAATGTTGTGCAGCTTACTCCAGATGGTGGTTATATGGTGGGTGGCTATTCAGAATCTGGTAAAGACGGAAATAAAACTGCTCCTAATAAAGGAGGATCTGATTACTGGATTATCAAATTAAAAGCAGATGGCAGTAAAAAATGGGAAAAAACATTTGGAGGAACGGAATTTGATGAATTAACGGCACTCCAACCGACCAATGATGGCGGCTATCTGGTGGGAGGTTCTTCCAGTTCCGAGATTAGTGGTGATAAAACCGAAGCTATCGTTAATAGTAATCGTATATGGGATGATTATTGGATTATTAAATTAAATGCGGATGGCACGAAAGAATGGGATAAAACCTTAGGCGGAAGCAATGACGATAGATTAACGTCCTTAGAGCAGACCCAGGATGGAGGGTACCTATTAGGTGGTTTTTCTATTTCTGATATCAGCGCAAGTAAAACAGAGGGTTCGAAAGGTGGCTATGATTTTTGGCTAGTGAAAGTAGATGCTGATGGAAGCAAAAAATGGGATAAAACGCTCGGGGGAGATGGGGAGGATTACCTACATGCTTTACACAAAACCCAACAGGGTGATTTAGTTTTAGCGGGTTCTTCTTATTCGAATAGCAGTGGTGATAAAACGGAGGCGAATAAAGGCAGTGATTACACTTACGATTACTGGATAGTCAAGCTAAAAGTAGACGAGAATCCAACGCTTGCGGCTTGGGATATGCGCTACGGCGGCACAGGTACCGATAATTTTACTTTGGTCATTAAAACAGCCGATGGCGGCTACCTTTCTGGCGGTTATACCAACTCGGGTAAGAGTGGGGAAAAAAGCCAAAGTAGCCAAGGCAAAAACGACTACTGGATCGTCAAAAGTGATAAGAATGGCAAAAAGCTCTGGGATAAACGTTATGGCGGCAGTAGCGACGATTACCTGAATTCTATTATCCAAACCCTAGATGGCGGTTACTTACTGGTCGGCAGTTCTTTGTCGGGTAAAGGTGGTGATAAAAGCCAGGATTCCCGGGGTGAGCGCGACTACTGGATTGTCAAAGTAGATGCTGCGGGCACGAAGCAGTGGGATAAACGCTTTGGCGGTTCGGATTATGATGAGCTTAAACGAGTTTATCAACTTCCTTCCGGCCGCTATATTCTGGCCGGTACCAGCAGTTCCCCAGCTAGCGGCGACAAACGCCTGGGCAGCCAGGGCGGCCAAGATTACTGGGTACTCAAAATAGCGGCTTCGGGCGAACGGATCTGGGACAAAAGCTATGGTGGTTCGGGTGATGATGTGCTGGAAGGCTTGACTCCTACCCTGGACGGTGGCTTTCTGCTGGGCGGCAGTTCCGCTTCGGGAGTAAGTGGCGATAAAACGCAGGCTAGCCGCGGCGGCAGTGATTACTGGCTGGTGCGGATCGATGCCGATGGTAACTTGGTTTGGGAGAAACGTTTTGGCGGCGCGGGCGAAGATCAACTACTAGCCTTAGGCAGCACGGGTACCAGTTCCGGCAATTTCTTTGTGGCCGGCACAAGTACTTCAAGCAAGAGCGGCGATAAAAGTCAATCTAACCAAGGCGGCAAAGATTACTGGTTACTGAAAATCAACGGTAAAGGCGGTAAGCTCTGGGATCAACGCTATGGCGGCAACCAGGACGACGAGCTTCGTTCCATCATTCTCACCCAGGATGGCGGCTACTTGTTAGGCGGAAGTTCTGAATCAGGTAAGAGTGGGGATAAAAGCCAGGATAGTCAAGGAAAGAAGGATTACTGGTTGGTGAAGACCGATGATAAAGGTCTGCCGCAATGGGATAAGCAGCTCGGCGGCGATCAAGCGGAGGAACTACGCACGATTCTGGAACTACCCGGAGGCGGCTATGTAGCCGGGGGTCGTTCTGCTTCCGGGGTGAGTGGCGACCGAACCCAGCCCAGTCAAGGTGGTACCGATTACTGGTTAGTCAAATTCACTTCGGAAACGGAATCGGTGGTAGCGGAAAGAGAAGCGGTGGAAGCAGAACAACCTGAAACGTTCGTTCAATCTTTAACTGCATATCCTAATCCGTTCCAGAATAAAATATCCATAAGCTTTACTTTACCGCAAACCCAATCAACAACGATAAAAATCTTCGACCACCAAGGAAACGAGGTGAGTACAATATTCCAAGGCGAAGTGAAAGCAAACCAGACCTATGAAGTAAAATGGCAAGCGGGTAATAAACCAGCCGGTTTGTATTTCCTGCAACTCCAAACCCCTACTTTACAACAGCAACAAAAATTACTTCTAACCAAGTAA
- a CDS encoding FlgD immunoglobulin-like domain containing protein, with translation MKTLLSGFKVKLSLSFQATNWFRSTALVLLLCNLGFLSSAQNKVWDKTIGSNQSDELSILQQTSDGGYILGGTSDARASGDKSQSTRGGSDYWVVKLRADGTKAWDKTLGGQDEEDLTTLQQTQDGGYILGGSSKSGISGEKSQANRGGSSSEDYWIVKLNANGTKVWDKTFGGNDYDILRSVQQTSDGGYILGGTSQSGKNGDKTEPSKGSSDYWIIKLDANGTKVWDKTIGSNDSDTFTALQQTTDGSYILGGRSFAGRSGDKTQGNKGGSKYADDFWIVKVKADGTKVWDKTIGGSNFDYLTSLQQTNDGGYILGGISESDSSGDKSENSKRSTDYWVVKLNTTGDKIWDKTIGGSNYDYLHSVQQTNDGGYILGGYSESNISGDKSQNSYKDENNFNTSDYWLVKLNANGTLIWDKTIGGDRSDYCRSVQQTPDGGYILGGSSSSGISGDKAQAPKGAADQSFSDFWLVKLGNQEVNLTQTIQFNTVLYKTFGEAPFTLSATASSGLPVAFTVESGPATIKDNTLTLTGTGKVIVKASQAGNAQYRPISATQTFLAEAPSAVKKIREESFGGNKPDNLTAMLVTANGGYLLGGYSSSENSGDKSQNSQGYADYWIVKTNARGTKLWDKRYGGTNADYLTAMLVTPDGGYLLGGYSRSGRTRDKSESGFGLEDYWIIKIDSSGNKLWDKTLGGVETDKLSAMLLTPDGGYLLGGSSNSDTSKDPGGVVKGYSDYLIIKIDAAGNKVWSKTYGGDYVDDLSTLLPISDGNYLLGGSSGSNKSGDKSEANKGFFYTPDYWLIKIDGTGKKLWDKTYGGNSNDNLAAIIETSDGNYLLGGTSGSIHSADKSEDGRGFEDYWVVKIDATGNKIWDKTYGGAQPDYLTSLLSTPDGGFLLAGSSSSDKGNEKSEDSRKYDGQIRVGSDFWVVHIDANGAKEWDKTIGGLNLDNLTVALKTGARRYVLSGSSLSDAGGDKSENILDPPALALSLAADYWIVDIEVAEDNQPVEIAWNMRYGGVGADNFTSLIPTSDGGYLSGGYTNSGNNGDKSQASQGKNDYWLVKSDKNGKKLWDKRYGGSEDDFLNRVIQTSDGGYLLAGSSFSGKSNDKSEASKGDRDFWVVKVDKQGTKQWDKTFGGSGYDELKKVVQLSSGQYLLAGSSNSPASGDKSQDSQGGQDFWLVKISASGDKIWDKRYGGTLDETLGSFTLTSTGGFLLGGTSFSGANGDKTQDSRGGSDFWLIRLDSTGAKIWDKRYGGPGDEELFSMGYNRFLSEQSYSAGDYFVGGSSTSGKGGDKTQGSQGDKDFWLVQLHSNGNLVRDLRYGGSDSDELRAVIQTEAGDYVLAGTSRSGQSGDKSQATKGGSDYWLVKIDAFGNKLYDQSYGGSGNEELRYLQRTGGDGLVLGGRSDSDVSGDRTQPSQGGTDYWLVKVAPLTRVASIANRESTFALESTIAANEVQAYPNPFTHQVTLPITLAEPANIRLHIYTPTGQPLRQIDSGRLKAGNHQLRWDGKDQQNQLVKPGLYLYRIIVNGQLKTGKLFKTE, from the coding sequence ATGAAAACACTTTTATCTGGCTTTAAGGTAAAGCTGAGCCTTTCTTTCCAGGCTACGAATTGGTTTCGTAGCACTGCCCTCGTGCTTTTGCTGTGTAATTTAGGTTTTCTTAGTTCGGCCCAGAATAAGGTCTGGGATAAAACTATTGGTAGTAATCAGAGTGATGAGTTATCCATTCTCCAACAAACCAGTGACGGTGGGTACATTTTGGGTGGCACTTCTGATGCCCGGGCTTCCGGCGATAAATCCCAGTCAACCAGGGGTGGTTCAGATTATTGGGTAGTAAAATTAAGAGCGGATGGTACCAAAGCTTGGGATAAAACCTTGGGCGGTCAGGACGAGGAGGATCTGACTACTTTGCAACAAACCCAGGATGGCGGTTATATTCTGGGTGGTAGTTCCAAGTCGGGTATTAGTGGCGAAAAATCGCAGGCTAACCGGGGCGGAAGTTCTAGCGAAGATTATTGGATCGTAAAACTAAATGCCAACGGAACAAAAGTCTGGGATAAGACTTTCGGGGGAAATGATTACGATATCTTACGATCCGTACAACAAACCAGTGATGGCGGCTACATTTTGGGGGGTACCTCGCAATCCGGTAAGAACGGCGACAAAACCGAACCATCTAAAGGCTCTTCTGATTATTGGATTATAAAACTCGATGCTAATGGCACGAAAGTTTGGGATAAAACCATTGGTTCGAATGATTCCGATACGTTTACCGCTTTGCAACAAACCACCGATGGTAGCTATATTTTGGGTGGTCGATCCTTTGCTGGCCGAAGCGGGGATAAAACCCAGGGCAATAAAGGAGGTTCAAAATACGCGGATGATTTCTGGATTGTAAAAGTAAAGGCCGACGGCACCAAAGTATGGGACAAAACTATCGGCGGAAGCAATTTCGATTATTTAACTTCTCTTCAGCAGACCAATGATGGCGGCTACATTCTGGGCGGTATTTCCGAATCGGATAGTAGTGGGGACAAAAGTGAAAACAGCAAAAGAAGCACTGATTATTGGGTAGTAAAGCTGAATACCACCGGTGACAAAATCTGGGATAAAACCATTGGCGGAAGTAATTACGATTACTTACATTCGGTGCAACAAACTAACGATGGGGGCTATATTCTCGGAGGCTATTCTGAATCTAACATTAGTGGGGATAAATCTCAGAATTCTTATAAGGATGAAAATAATTTTAACACGAGTGATTACTGGTTGGTAAAACTAAATGCCAATGGTACTTTAATCTGGGATAAAACCATTGGGGGTGATAGAAGCGATTATTGCCGATCCGTACAACAAACCCCAGATGGGGGTTATATTCTCGGAGGCTCTTCTTCGTCCGGCATTAGTGGCGATAAAGCCCAGGCACCTAAAGGCGCTGCCGATCAAAGTTTCTCTGACTTTTGGCTGGTAAAACTAGGTAACCAGGAAGTAAACCTAACCCAAACCATCCAGTTTAATACCGTTCTTTATAAGACTTTCGGCGAGGCGCCTTTTACGCTTTCGGCTACCGCTAGTTCCGGTTTACCGGTTGCTTTTACCGTTGAATCTGGGCCGGCTACCATTAAAGACAATACCCTCACCTTAACGGGCACCGGGAAAGTTATCGTTAAAGCTTCTCAGGCCGGCAACGCGCAGTATAGACCCATCAGCGCCACCCAAACCTTTCTCGCAGAAGCGCCGTCGGCGGTTAAAAAAATCCGGGAAGAGAGTTTTGGGGGCAATAAACCCGATAACCTTACCGCCATGCTAGTTACAGCAAATGGCGGTTATTTACTGGGAGGTTATTCCTCCTCCGAAAATTCCGGCGACAAGAGCCAGAATAGTCAAGGATACGCCGATTACTGGATTGTTAAAACCAATGCAAGGGGCACTAAATTATGGGACAAACGGTATGGTGGCACCAATGCCGATTATTTAACCGCTATGTTAGTTACCCCCGACGGCGGTTATTTGTTAGGCGGCTACTCCCGCTCCGGACGCACCCGTGACAAAAGTGAGAGTGGTTTTGGATTAGAAGATTATTGGATTATTAAAATTGATTCGAGCGGCAACAAACTTTGGGATAAAACTTTGGGGGGAGTTGAAACCGATAAATTATCGGCTATGCTCCTCACCCCGGATGGGGGTTATCTGCTAGGTGGTTCTTCCAATTCCGATACGTCTAAAGATCCTGGCGGCGTAGTGAAAGGTTATTCCGATTATCTGATAATAAAAATAGATGCAGCGGGTAATAAAGTGTGGAGTAAAACTTACGGCGGAGACTATGTGGATGATTTAAGTACGCTACTGCCTATTTCCGATGGGAATTACCTGTTGGGCGGATCTTCGGGTTCAAATAAAAGCGGGGATAAATCGGAAGCAAATAAAGGTTTTTTTTACACTCCTGATTATTGGTTAATTAAAATTGATGGCACCGGTAAAAAGCTTTGGGATAAAACTTACGGCGGAAACAGCAATGATAATCTAGCGGCAATAATAGAGACTTCTGATGGGAACTACCTACTGGGTGGCACCTCCGGCTCCATTCATTCGGCAGATAAGAGTGAAGACGGACGAGGTTTCGAAGATTACTGGGTAGTAAAAATAGATGCTACCGGCAACAAAATCTGGGATAAAACTTACGGCGGAGCTCAGCCCGATTATCTAACATCATTACTCTCCACGCCCGACGGTGGTTTTCTGTTAGCGGGTTCTTCCAGCTCGGATAAAGGCAATGAGAAAAGCGAAGATAGCCGGAAATATGACGGGCAAATTAGGGTGGGAAGTGATTTTTGGGTAGTACACATTGATGCAAATGGAGCTAAAGAGTGGGATAAGACCATTGGCGGCTTGAACTTAGATAACCTTACGGTTGCTTTAAAAACCGGTGCACGCAGGTATGTGCTAAGCGGATCTTCCCTCTCTGATGCTGGAGGCGATAAGAGTGAAAATATTTTAGATCCCCCTGCCCTTGCTTTGTCGTTAGCCGCAGATTATTGGATTGTGGATATAGAAGTAGCCGAAGACAATCAGCCAGTGGAAATTGCCTGGAATATGCGTTATGGGGGAGTTGGCGCCGATAATTTCACTTCTCTTATTCCAACTTCCGACGGCGGGTATTTATCGGGTGGCTATACTAACTCGGGTAACAACGGCGATAAAAGCCAAGCTAGCCAAGGTAAAAACGATTACTGGCTGGTAAAAAGCGATAAAAACGGTAAAAAGCTTTGGGACAAACGCTACGGTGGCTCCGAAGATGATTTTCTGAACCGGGTAATACAAACTTCGGATGGGGGATATTTATTAGCGGGTTCTTCTTTCTCGGGTAAGAGCAACGATAAATCGGAAGCGAGTAAAGGAGACCGTGATTTTTGGGTGGTAAAAGTTGATAAGCAAGGCACCAAACAATGGGATAAAACTTTTGGCGGCTCCGGCTACGATGAACTAAAAAAAGTAGTGCAACTCTCCAGTGGCCAATACCTGTTAGCGGGTTCCAGCAACTCCCCGGCGAGTGGCGATAAGAGCCAGGACAGCCAGGGTGGTCAGGATTTTTGGCTGGTAAAAATTAGCGCTTCCGGCGATAAAATCTGGGACAAGCGTTATGGTGGCACTTTAGATGAAACTTTGGGCAGCTTTACCCTGACAAGTACCGGCGGCTTTTTGCTGGGAGGTACCTCTTTCTCCGGCGCCAACGGTGATAAAACGCAGGACAGCCGCGGCGGCAGCGACTTCTGGTTAATACGGCTCGATAGTACGGGCGCTAAAATCTGGGACAAACGCTATGGTGGCCCCGGCGATGAAGAACTTTTCTCGATGGGTTACAATCGTTTTCTGAGCGAACAATCTTATTCGGCCGGCGATTATTTTGTGGGTGGCTCCAGCACTTCCGGGAAAGGAGGCGACAAAACGCAAGGCAGTCAAGGTGATAAAGATTTCTGGCTCGTGCAGCTCCACAGCAACGGCAACCTAGTGCGGGATTTACGCTACGGCGGCAGCGACAGCGACGAACTCCGCGCCGTTATTCAAACCGAAGCCGGGGATTATGTACTAGCCGGAACTTCGCGTTCAGGTCAAAGCGGCGACAAATCGCAGGCTACTAAAGGGGGTAGTGATTATTGGCTCGTAAAAATAGATGCTTTCGGTAATAAACTATACGACCAGAGCTACGGCGGCAGCGGCAACGAAGAACTACGCTACCTGCAGCGCACCGGCGGGGATGGCCTGGTACTGGGTGGGCGCTCCGATTCGGACGTAAGCGGTGATAGAACGCAACCTAGTCAAGGTGGTACGGATTACTGGCTGGTAAAGGTAGCGCCCCTAACTAGGGTTGCCTCCATAGCTAACCGAGAAAGTACGTTTGCACTTGAATCCACTATCGCTGCGAATGAAGTGCAAGCTTATCCTAACCCTTTTACTCATCAGGTAACTTTACCTATAACTCTGGCAGAACCAGCCAACATCCGCCTGCATATTTATACCCCAACTGGGCAACCACTGCGGCAAATAGATTCGGGTAGGCTAAAAGCGGGTAACCACCAACTACGCTGGGACGGCAAAGACCAGCAGAACCAGTTAGTAAAACCCGGCTTATATTTGTATCGCATTATAGTAAATGGTCAGCTAAAAACCGGTAAATTATTTAAAACAGAATAG